Proteins found in one Tumebacillus sp. BK434 genomic segment:
- a CDS encoding diguanylate cyclase, with protein MTGTFLGAMVTNASVMIAFVFLQHYIYIMYVEGKSERYRTVYGIIVHGLAGLLSMLFAYKLENGAIVDTRIVPLLLMFIWSKRYLPWAPFATAALIVALRFGISVNAGAFASLLNLLAIAVVIGFLNSLWLKDQPFRTRAWTITIVGSVINIIMAGLVGAMPMIDFMQQFAATVFIVHIVTMIAMVFTYRVIFREMRVHTELRETAETDFLTGLQNRRMLDRTMEEQLTIAARSDGELSVALIDIDHFKQVNDSYGHEAGDEVLQQVAQLIQNNVRSYDRVGRYGGEEFMIVFPHLGKQAASEIAERVRIAIEEEEIVTSQGYHVRVTVSIGVATHEESRGDRMKTKADERLYQAKQRGRNRTVSAG; from the coding sequence TTGACGGGTACTTTTCTTGGAGCTATGGTCACCAATGCTTCCGTGATGATTGCTTTCGTCTTTTTGCAGCATTACATCTATATCATGTATGTCGAAGGTAAATCAGAGCGGTATCGCACGGTGTATGGGATCATCGTTCATGGCTTAGCCGGACTGTTATCGATGCTCTTTGCTTATAAATTGGAAAACGGCGCGATCGTCGACACGCGGATCGTGCCGCTGTTGCTGATGTTCATCTGGAGCAAGCGCTACCTGCCGTGGGCACCGTTTGCGACGGCCGCGCTGATCGTGGCGCTCCGCTTCGGCATCTCCGTCAACGCCGGCGCGTTTGCCTCGCTGTTGAACTTGCTCGCGATCGCGGTGGTGATCGGCTTCCTCAACTCGCTGTGGCTGAAGGACCAGCCGTTCCGCACGCGGGCTTGGACGATCACCATCGTCGGCAGCGTGATCAACATCATCATGGCCGGTCTCGTCGGCGCGATGCCGATGATCGACTTCATGCAGCAGTTTGCGGCGACCGTGTTCATCGTGCACATCGTGACCATGATCGCGATGGTCTTCACCTATCGCGTGATCTTCCGCGAGATGCGCGTGCACACCGAGCTGCGGGAGACGGCGGAGACCGATTTCCTGACCGGCCTGCAGAACCGGCGCATGCTCGACCGCACGATGGAAGAGCAGCTGACGATCGCGGCGCGCTCCGACGGCGAGCTGTCGGTGGCGCTGATCGACATCGACCATTTCAAGCAGGTCAACGACAGCTACGGGCACGAAGCGGGCGATGAGGTCTTGCAGCAGGTCGCCCAACTGATTCAAAACAACGTGCGCTCGTACGACCGGGTCGGCCGCTATGGCGGCGAAGAATTTATGATCGTCTTCCCGCATCTCGGCAAGCAGGCGGCGAGCGAGATCGCCGAGCGCGTGCGTATCGCGATCGAAGAGGAGGAGATCGTCACTTCGCAAGGGTATCACGTGCGGGTCACCGTCTCGATCGGGGTGGCGACGCACGAGGAGTCGCGCGGTGACAGGATGAAGACGAAAGCGGATGAACGTCTGTATCAGGCGAAACAACGAGGGCGCAACCGCACGGTCAGCGCCGGGTGA
- a CDS encoding ribonuclease H-like domain-containing protein: MRSLRDRLKSYKKDLALGDAEVKLEQMVQEAEALTDELPETAVERALPGVEQATPYGMCYYRDVRFDVLSLHGHYPLARTRHLPLSVLYGVCKIKDGPADWGKVCFFDTETTGLGSGAGNFIFLFGIGFYEDDELIVRQYFLRNYAEERAVLHALSELLQRFEVMVSFNGKGFDWKLLETRFTLARLQLAPVLHLDLLPPARRLWKKVLKNCKLITLEQEVLGFAREDDTPGKMAPELYFAYQTDGDARPLTGIFTHNVHDILTLATLSAHIGLLVEQPLQMASHPEELFGLSRWYDEWEKSDSSVACLVKVSRMEEQDYASEALWKLSLFYKRRGQYDKAVLLWHDLLDGSGMWQTAPRIELAKYYEHKARDYARALQLTNETLEVVQSRRAALRSVRLDHELHELSYRRQRLLKKCGGGVARGELGL; the protein is encoded by the coding sequence ATGCGGAGTTTGCGAGACCGGCTGAAGAGCTACAAGAAGGATCTGGCGCTTGGGGATGCGGAAGTCAAGCTGGAACAGATGGTGCAGGAAGCGGAGGCGCTGACCGATGAACTGCCGGAGACGGCGGTGGAACGGGCGCTGCCGGGCGTGGAACAAGCGACGCCGTATGGAATGTGCTACTACCGCGATGTGCGCTTTGATGTCCTGTCGCTGCACGGCCATTATCCGCTCGCCCGTACCCGCCACCTTCCGCTTTCGGTGCTATATGGAGTCTGCAAGATCAAAGACGGTCCCGCCGACTGGGGGAAAGTCTGCTTTTTTGACACGGAGACGACCGGGCTCGGTTCGGGGGCCGGAAACTTTATCTTTTTGTTCGGGATCGGCTTTTACGAAGACGATGAATTGATCGTGCGTCAGTATTTCTTGCGCAATTATGCGGAAGAGCGGGCGGTGCTCCACGCCCTGTCCGAACTGCTGCAGCGCTTCGAAGTGATGGTGTCGTTTAACGGCAAGGGGTTCGACTGGAAGCTGCTGGAGACCCGCTTTACCTTGGCCCGGCTGCAGCTGGCACCGGTGCTGCACCTCGACCTGCTCCCGCCGGCGCGGCGGTTGTGGAAAAAGGTGCTCAAGAACTGCAAACTGATCACGCTGGAACAGGAAGTGCTCGGGTTTGCCCGCGAAGATGACACGCCGGGCAAGATGGCGCCGGAATTGTATTTTGCCTATCAGACGGACGGGGATGCCCGGCCGCTGACCGGGATCTTTACGCACAATGTACATGATATCTTGACGCTGGCAACTCTATCTGCGCATATTGGACTTTTAGTGGAACAGCCTTTGCAGATGGCATCGCATCCGGAGGAGCTGTTTGGCCTCTCCCGCTGGTATGACGAATGGGAAAAAAGCGACTCCAGCGTCGCCTGTCTGGTCAAGGTGTCCCGGATGGAAGAGCAGGATTACGCTTCGGAAGCGCTTTGGAAACTGTCGCTGTTTTACAAAAGGCGGGGGCAGTATGACAAGGCCGTTTTGCTGTGGCACGACCTGTTGGATGGCAGCGGCATGTGGCAGACCGCGCCGCGCATCGAGCTGGCGAAATACTACGAGCACAAGGCGCGGGATTATGCGCGGGCGCTTCAACTTACGAATGAGACGCTCGAAGTCGTGCAAAGCAGGCGTGCCGCGCTGCGTTCCGTGCGGCTTGATCACGAGCTGCACGAGCTCAGCTACCGTCGGCAACGGCTGTTGAAGAAATGCGGCGGGGGAGTTGCAAGAGGGGAATTGGGATTGTAG
- a CDS encoding DUF309 domain-containing protein, with amino-acid sequence MNEITREFVRLFNEERDFYECHEVFEEAWKAESEEPLKSYYKALVQVATAQFKLNQGYMNGFRKLYGFCFPVLERLPDVYQGIDMQRLRSEFTAQLHQLPADAYITPGTYPQYGINYLSLGIVEII; translated from the coding sequence ATGAACGAGATCACCCGCGAGTTTGTGCGGCTCTTTAATGAAGAACGCGATTTTTACGAGTGCCACGAGGTCTTCGAGGAAGCGTGGAAAGCCGAATCGGAAGAGCCGCTGAAGTCGTATTACAAAGCGCTGGTGCAGGTCGCCACCGCCCAGTTCAAGCTGAACCAAGGCTACATGAACGGCTTTCGCAAACTGTACGGCTTCTGCTTCCCCGTCTTGGAACGGCTGCCGGACGTCTACCAAGGCATCGACATGCAGCGGCTGCGCAGCGAATTTACCGCGCAACTGCACCAACTGCCCGCAGACGCCTACATCACGCCGGGCACGTACCCGCAATATGGAATTAACTATTTATCTCTGGGAATTGTGGAAATTATTTAA
- a CDS encoding glutamine--tRNA ligase/YqeY domain fusion protein: protein METTSNSSDFIREIIAEDLETGNVETIVTRFPPEPNGYLHIGHAKAICINFEIAKDYKGKTNLRFDDTNPLKEDVEYVNAIKEDVAWLGFQWDGLFFASDYFDEMYNRAVLLIKKGLAYVDDQSADEIRQTRGTLTEPGQNSPFRDRSVEENLDLFDRMRQGEFPDGSRVLRAKIDMASPNINLRDPVIYRISHVTHHNTGDKWCIYPMYAFAHPLEDSIEGVSHSLCSLEFRDQRPLYDWVIRECEMPHISRQYEFGRLNLSQTIMSKRFLKRLVDEGVVDGWDDPRMPTISGVRRRGFTPEAIRTFVRDLGVGVGSGEVDYKMLEHYIREDLKLKAPRTMGVIRPLKVVITNYPEDSVEMLEAEVNAEVPEMGTKQIPFSREIYIEQDDFMEVPPAKYHRLYPGNEVRLKNAYFIKCNDVIKDDNGNVVELHCTYDPETKSGSGFTGRKVKGTIHWVDAQSAVPAEFRLYDSLLTDEKDGDTDLLERINPNSLEVVNGYVESGLKDAQPQDKFQFFRHGYFNVDPKHSTADHKVFNLIVSLKSSFKI from the coding sequence ATGGAAACTACATCGAACTCTTCCGACTTTATCAGGGAGATTATCGCGGAAGACTTGGAGACGGGCAATGTCGAGACGATCGTCACCCGCTTTCCGCCGGAACCGAACGGCTATCTGCATATCGGACATGCCAAGGCGATCTGCATCAATTTTGAGATCGCCAAGGACTACAAAGGCAAGACCAACCTGCGCTTTGACGACACGAATCCGCTGAAGGAAGATGTCGAGTACGTCAACGCGATCAAGGAAGACGTGGCCTGGCTCGGCTTCCAATGGGACGGGCTGTTTTTCGCGTCCGATTACTTTGACGAAATGTACAACCGCGCCGTGCTGCTCATCAAAAAAGGTCTCGCCTACGTCGACGACCAATCGGCCGACGAGATCCGCCAAACGCGCGGCACGCTGACCGAGCCGGGCCAAAACTCGCCGTTCCGCGACCGCTCCGTCGAAGAGAACCTCGATCTGTTCGACCGCATGCGCCAAGGCGAATTCCCGGACGGCTCCCGCGTTCTGCGCGCGAAGATCGACATGGCGTCGCCGAACATCAACCTGCGCGACCCGGTCATCTACCGCATCTCGCACGTCACGCACCACAACACGGGCGACAAATGGTGCATCTACCCGATGTACGCCTTCGCCCATCCGCTGGAAGATTCGATCGAAGGCGTGTCGCACTCGCTCTGCTCGCTGGAGTTCCGGGACCAGCGCCCGCTGTACGACTGGGTGATCCGCGAATGTGAGATGCCGCACATCTCGCGCCAGTACGAATTCGGCCGCCTGAACCTGTCTCAGACGATCATGAGCAAACGCTTCTTGAAGCGCCTGGTCGATGAAGGCGTGGTCGACGGCTGGGATGACCCGCGCATGCCGACGATCTCCGGGGTGCGCCGCCGCGGGTTCACGCCGGAAGCGATCCGCACCTTTGTCCGCGATCTGGGCGTTGGGGTTGGCAGCGGCGAAGTCGATTACAAAATGCTTGAACACTACATCCGCGAAGACCTCAAGCTGAAGGCACCGCGCACGATGGGCGTGATCCGCCCGCTGAAAGTGGTGATCACCAACTACCCGGAAGACAGCGTGGAAATGCTGGAAGCGGAAGTGAACGCGGAAGTGCCGGAGATGGGCACGAAGCAGATTCCGTTCTCGCGCGAGATCTACATCGAGCAGGACGACTTTATGGAAGTGCCGCCGGCGAAGTATCACCGCCTGTACCCGGGCAATGAAGTCCGCTTGAAGAACGCCTACTTCATCAAGTGCAACGACGTGATCAAAGATGACAACGGCAACGTGGTCGAACTGCACTGCACCTACGACCCGGAGACGAAAAGCGGCAGCGGCTTCACCGGCCGCAAAGTCAAAGGCACGATCCACTGGGTCGATGCACAAAGCGCAGTTCCGGCGGAGTTCCGCCTCTACGATTCGCTGCTGACCGACGAGAAAGACGGCGACACCGATTTGCTGGAGCGCATCAACCCGAACTCGCTGGAAGTGGTGAACGGTTATGTCGAGAGCGGCCTGAAAGATGCACAGCCGCAGGACAAGTTCCAATTCTTCCGTCATGGCTATTTCAATGTCGATCCGAAGCACAGCACGGCCGATCATAAAGTGTTCAATTTGATCGTCTCTCTGAAAAGTTCGTTTAAGATCTAG
- a CDS encoding kinase codes for MTFIDEILSKKHPDLRLLLGIDGLSGAGKTTLVQGLAAELERRGIETAVLHVDDLITVRERRYHTGQPEWYEHYTLQWDAESIAENVFRAWVRGDRQLELDVYDSAGDAVHPQTFTVPQDGILIVEGVYLQRKEWRGFFDYMVYIDCPREVRFARVTKRGGQDLHDPARIDLYKRRYWAAEDHYLQTEQPLARADFIRELSE; via the coding sequence ATGACTTTCATAGACGAAATCCTCAGCAAAAAACACCCCGACCTGCGCCTCCTGCTGGGCATTGACGGCTTGAGCGGGGCGGGGAAAACGACGCTGGTGCAGGGGCTGGCGGCGGAGTTGGAACGGCGCGGCATCGAGACGGCGGTGCTGCATGTGGATGACTTGATCACGGTGCGCGAGCGACGCTATCACACGGGACAGCCGGAATGGTACGAGCACTACACCTTGCAATGGGACGCCGAAAGCATCGCGGAAAACGTGTTCCGGGCGTGGGTGCGCGGAGATCGGCAGCTGGAGCTGGACGTGTATGACTCCGCCGGGGACGCGGTGCATCCACAGACATTCACCGTGCCGCAGGATGGCATTTTGATCGTCGAAGGGGTCTACCTGCAGCGGAAGGAATGGCGGGGCTTCTTCGACTACATGGTGTACATCGACTGCCCGCGCGAGGTCCGCTTTGCACGCGTCACGAAGCGCGGCGGGCAGGACCTGCACGATCCGGCGCGCATCGATCTCTACAAAAGACGCTACTGGGCGGCTGAAGACCATTATCTGCAGACGGAACAGCCACTGGCAAGGGCCGATTTCATCAGGGAATTGTCTGAATAG
- a CDS encoding putative holin-like toxin produces MSAHEVISLMLQFGLFLVAALSLVVTIMKHMSDSQNKKK; encoded by the coding sequence ATGTCGGCACATGAAGTGATTTCGCTCATGCTCCAGTTTGGGTTGTTCCTCGTAGCAGCGCTTTCGCTGGTCGTGACCATCATGAAACACATGTCTGACAGTCAAAATAAAAAGAAATAG
- a CDS encoding AAA family ATPase gives MFFLQMSGVPGSGKSTLARAVGQAAGAVVIDHDLVKSALLQSGPADLDAGLAGKMSYEIEWALIDFHLAQGQSVILDSPCLYDVMVERGTALAQKHRATYRYVECVLDDIREVDHRLQTRERMISQNDRVPSEAAFRKAFAGSKKPADVKCLVVDTSQALESYLGEVLRYVAERVEEENGFVLK, from the coding sequence ATGTTTTTTCTGCAGATGTCGGGCGTCCCCGGCTCCGGCAAATCAACGCTGGCCCGGGCGGTCGGCCAAGCGGCCGGGGCGGTGGTGATCGACCACGATCTCGTCAAATCGGCTCTGCTCCAGTCCGGACCGGCCGACCTCGACGCGGGGCTGGCCGGGAAGATGTCCTATGAGATCGAGTGGGCGCTGATCGATTTTCACCTCGCCCAGGGGCAGAGCGTGATCCTCGACAGCCCGTGTTTGTATGACGTGATGGTCGAACGGGGCACGGCGCTCGCACAGAAGCACCGCGCTACCTATCGATATGTCGAGTGCGTCCTCGATGACATCCGGGAAGTGGACCACCGCCTGCAGACCCGGGAGCGCATGATCAGCCAGAACGACCGCGTCCCGTCGGAAGCAGCGTTTCGCAAAGCGTTTGCAGGAAGCAAGAAACCGGCAGATGTGAAGTGCCTGGTGGTGGATACGTCACAGGCGTTGGAGAGCTATCTAGGAGAAGTGCTGAGGTATGTAGCGGAGAGAGTTGAAGAAGAAAATGGCTTTGTGTTAAAATAA
- a CDS encoding SLC13 family permease — MSIPDLTPGAWQTLSILLIVLLLLVTNKVRIDVIGIFILLALGLGGLVQEKDLWAGFGSEAVIVIAAMLAIGEALVRTGIADRLAVWMTRIGGRSERRLMPVMMILVGLLSAFISDLAIVAVFLPVVLGFEQRYKIPASRMLLPLALSSTLGLFTIVGSSSIIVANHALVEAGQPSLSLFSVAPLGFALLTLGTLYVVLCRRWVLPTVTGETEQSRPSIGVPEYLTELLVTETSGWHGQKLKDISFLKENGLNIIRILREDSVYRVRAATVLHRGDILLVTASRDDLLKLRSTPDVSVQKEVQRSLEEQDIHLAGEVIVRSGSDFVGRTLQELRFREKFDVTVVAIYRDGHAISRSLASTRLRIGDMLLLQGARDSMHELSEDTGLIMISQTSHNPQTRKKGPFALLVLALMLLLSATETLPISIAAVLAVGLLVLFQIMSMNSVYRSIEWHILVFVAAMIPLSTAMKETGLIDLMSQSIVSGFGSLSPYALLAATFWLGALITQVLSNTATALLLAPVVISAATAMGISPVPLILSLITGVNASPLTYIAHKVYLVVMAPGGYRFRDYVKFGVPMTLITFAVTMLLVPLVWPF, encoded by the coding sequence ATGAGCATACCGGACCTGACTCCAGGAGCTTGGCAGACACTCTCCATTCTCTTGATCGTACTCCTGCTGCTCGTCACCAACAAAGTCCGCATCGACGTGATCGGGATCTTCATCCTCCTCGCGCTCGGCCTCGGCGGACTCGTACAGGAAAAAGACCTCTGGGCCGGCTTCGGCAGCGAAGCGGTGATCGTGATCGCCGCCATGCTGGCGATCGGCGAAGCGCTGGTGCGCACCGGCATCGCCGACCGTTTGGCGGTCTGGATGACGCGCATCGGCGGGCGCAGCGAACGGCGTCTGATGCCGGTGATGATGATCCTCGTCGGCCTGCTCTCGGCCTTCATCTCCGACCTCGCCATCGTCGCCGTCTTCCTGCCGGTCGTGCTCGGCTTCGAACAGCGCTACAAGATCCCGGCCTCGCGCATGCTGCTGCCGCTGGCGCTGTCCTCGACGCTGGGCCTGTTCACCATCGTCGGCTCCTCCTCGATCATCGTCGCCAACCACGCCTTGGTCGAAGCGGGCCAGCCCTCACTGTCCCTGTTTTCGGTCGCGCCGCTCGGGTTCGCCTTGCTGACGCTTGGCACCTTGTATGTCGTGCTCTGCAGACGCTGGGTGCTGCCCACTGTCACCGGGGAAACGGAGCAGTCACGCCCCTCGATCGGCGTCCCTGAATATCTGACCGAACTGCTGGTCACCGAAACGTCCGGCTGGCACGGGCAAAAGCTGAAAGACATCTCGTTCCTCAAAGAAAATGGCCTGAACATCATCCGCATCCTGCGCGAAGACTCGGTCTACCGCGTCCGCGCCGCCACCGTGCTGCACCGCGGCGACATCCTGCTCGTCACCGCCTCCCGCGATGACCTGCTGAAACTGCGCTCCACGCCGGACGTCTCCGTGCAAAAGGAAGTCCAGCGCTCGCTGGAAGAGCAGGACATCCATCTGGCCGGAGAGGTGATCGTCCGCAGCGGGTCCGATTTTGTCGGGCGCACCTTGCAGGAATTGCGCTTCCGGGAAAAATTCGACGTGACAGTCGTCGCCATCTACCGCGACGGGCATGCCATCTCCCGGTCGCTCGCGTCCACCCGGCTGCGCATCGGTGATATGCTGCTCCTGCAAGGGGCGCGGGACAGCATGCACGAGCTGAGCGAAGACACCGGCCTGATCATGATCTCCCAGACCTCGCACAATCCGCAGACGCGGAAAAAAGGGCCCTTCGCGCTGCTCGTCCTCGCGCTGATGCTCCTGCTCTCAGCGACCGAAACCTTGCCGATCTCCATCGCGGCCGTGCTGGCCGTCGGGCTGCTCGTGCTGTTCCAGATCATGAGCATGAACTCGGTGTACCGCTCCATCGAATGGCACATCCTCGTCTTCGTGGCGGCGATGATCCCACTGTCGACGGCGATGAAAGAGACCGGGCTGATCGACTTAATGAGCCAGAGCATCGTCAGCGGCTTCGGCAGCCTCAGCCCGTACGCGCTGCTCGCCGCCACCTTCTGGCTTGGCGCGCTGATCACGCAGGTGCTGTCCAACACCGCGACCGCCCTGCTCCTCGCCCCCGTGGTGATCTCCGCCGCCACGGCGATGGGCATCAGCCCCGTCCCGCTGATCCTCAGCCTGATCACCGGCGTCAACGCCTCCCCGCTCACCTACATCGCGCACAAAGTCTACCTCGTCGTGATGGCGCCGGGTGGCTACCGGTTCCGCGACTATGTGAAATTTGGCGTCCCGATGACCCTGATCACCTTCGCCGTCACCATGCTGCTCGTGCCGCTGGTCTGGCCTTTCTAA
- a CDS encoding MFS transporter, which yields MAQDSLLKQPKAVWAVFFAGIIAFMGIGLVDPILPAIASKLHASQSQVTLLFTSYNAVMAVAMLITGVVSSRWGIKGTLLAGVITIALFSALGGFSNDIGTLVALRGGWGLGNALFVATALTAIVTLSNSGTAQAIILYEAAIGLGISVGPLLGGWLGAMSWRGPFLGVAVLMAAAFVFLLVMMPKQAGQASQKKTSLLEPFRAMKHRSLFVFGLTACLYNFGFFTLLAYAPFVLGLDEHGLGFVFLGWGILLAVTSVFMAPKLQRRFGTVKSMGAMLTLFALVLVVMGIWTDLQWVTIACVVFAGALLGNNNTLITTAVMNAAPVERSTASAAYSFLRFIGGAIAPFLAGKLAEWYNPHVPFLVGGAFVLASVVFIALNIKHVEHVDRVEAGH from the coding sequence ATGGCACAGGACAGCCTGTTGAAACAGCCAAAAGCGGTGTGGGCGGTGTTTTTCGCCGGGATCATCGCGTTTATGGGGATTGGGCTGGTCGACCCGATTTTGCCCGCCATTGCGAGCAAGCTGCATGCTTCGCAAAGTCAAGTGACCTTATTGTTTACCAGTTATAATGCGGTGATGGCCGTCGCGATGCTGATCACCGGGGTGGTCTCGTCGCGATGGGGCATCAAAGGCACGCTGCTGGCAGGGGTGATCACCATCGCCCTGTTTTCGGCGCTCGGCGGCTTTTCCAATGACATCGGGACGCTGGTGGCGCTGCGCGGCGGCTGGGGTTTAGGCAACGCGCTGTTTGTGGCGACGGCGCTGACGGCGATCGTGACGCTGTCGAACAGCGGGACGGCGCAAGCGATCATTTTATATGAGGCGGCGATTGGGCTTGGCATCTCCGTCGGACCGCTGCTCGGCGGCTGGCTGGGCGCGATGTCGTGGCGCGGGCCGTTTCTGGGCGTGGCGGTGCTGATGGCGGCCGCGTTTGTGTTTTTGCTGGTGATGATGCCTAAACAGGCGGGCCAGGCGTCCCAAAAGAAGACTTCGCTGCTTGAACCGTTCCGGGCGATGAAGCATCGCTCGCTTTTTGTGTTTGGTCTGACCGCTTGTTTGTACAATTTCGGCTTCTTTACGCTGCTGGCCTACGCGCCGTTTGTGCTCGGGCTGGATGAGCATGGCCTGGGCTTCGTGTTCCTCGGTTGGGGCATCTTGCTGGCCGTCACTTCGGTGTTCATGGCGCCGAAGCTGCAGCGGCGCTTCGGCACGGTCAAGTCGATGGGCGCGATGCTGACGCTGTTTGCCCTCGTGCTCGTCGTGATGGGGATCTGGACGGACCTGCAATGGGTGACCATCGCCTGTGTGGTGTTTGCCGGGGCTTTGCTCGGCAACAACAACACCCTGATCACCACGGCGGTGATGAACGCCGCGCCGGTCGAGCGTTCCACCGCGTCGGCGGCGTACAGCTTCTTGCGTTTCATCGGCGGGGCGATCGCGCCGTTTTTGGCGGGCAAACTGGCCGAGTGGTACAATCCGCACGTGCCATTCCTCGTCGGCGGGGCGTTTGTGCTGGCTTCGGTCGTGTTTATCGCGTTGAACATCAAGCATGTTGAACATGTCGATCGGGTGGAAGCCGGGCATTAA
- a CDS encoding MarR family transcriptional regulator — MNKQYLEILELELAKLVRNITSLATNKKKFGNLDRSAYLLLHYISDHGAVGVKTLAEGLRLDISTASRQATALEQKGYVTRTPDPLDGRAFTFSLTASGEAEYARTKQERMERISVRLHDWSDDEREQFGQLLGKFNDSFK, encoded by the coding sequence ATGAACAAGCAATATCTGGAAATCCTAGAATTGGAACTGGCAAAGCTCGTGCGCAACATCACGTCGCTCGCGACCAACAAGAAAAAATTCGGCAATCTCGACCGATCTGCCTATCTCTTGCTGCACTACATCTCCGACCACGGAGCCGTCGGGGTCAAAACACTCGCCGAAGGCCTCCGCCTCGACATCTCCACCGCCTCCCGCCAAGCGACCGCATTGGAACAAAAAGGCTACGTCACCCGCACCCCTGACCCGCTGGACGGCCGCGCCTTCACTTTCAGCCTGACCGCGTCGGGGGAAGCCGAATACGCCCGCACCAAGCAGGAGCGCATGGAGCGGATCTCCGTTCGTTTGCATGACTGGTCGGATGATGAGCGGGAACAATTCGGTCAGCTCTTGGGCAAGTTCAACGATTCGTTCAAATAA